A stretch of the Denticeps clupeoides chromosome 6, fDenClu1.1, whole genome shotgun sequence genome encodes the following:
- the rbm14a gene encoding RNA-binding protein 14a isoform X1, producing MYEVAGEMEKSSAVKLFVGNLALETTQDDLMTLFAPYGQVVSCSVLRQFAFVHLQGEGAADRAIRELNGREFKGRSLVVEESRARPLNSTRVFVGNLSALCTEEDLYELFQTFGKVLECDKVKARLSSSAGYAFVHMERKEDALQAIQSLHGTIFKGRPLSVELSKIQPSKPATSSKIPCVTCGKLGHLAGDCPAGKASTEHHQSQAAVLAAAIAAAAGLPLQVQQSVHNSFYNTTSFDPTYTALKSLTSSTSCDGKTVTPAVYGALAGMVYGSVVDQVYDSVGEQADGSADSFAHYNSASSADYSATSAYGADSTAQAVFEAARARFFEQGQQVLAEQQSVTKAADRDRSPVRRSALLPDPVPQPLSAQQRPKRRTLLPTPPGGPEETSVTDGDPITRCYAEYYRQYHHYQNYNPYQPYPQYQPYPYPPPPPIMPMQPGSEMDAQQSYMAPGTASPSVYEPPPPPPPPPTHKEPLLRRPDYPTHHTAEPPYR from the exons ATGTATGAAGTAGCAGGTGAGATGGAGAAGAGCAGCGCCGTGAAGCTCTTTGTGGGGAATCTTGCTCTGGAAACAACCCAAGATGACCTGATGACACTTTTTGCCCCCTATGGGCAAGTTGTGAGCTGCAGTGTGCTCAGGCAGTTCGCCTTTGTGCACCTGCAGGGTGAGGGGGCCGCCGATCGGGCAATTCGTGAACTGAATGGCCGCGAGTTCAAAGGACGTAGCCTGGTGGTGGAGGAGTCACGGGCAAGGCCACTGAACTCAACCAGGGTCTTTGTGGGCAACCTGAGTGCCCTGTGCACAGAGGAAGACTTGTATGAACTCTTTCAGACTTTTGGAAAAGTCCTAGAATGTGACAAAGTGAAAG CCAGGCTTTCATCTTCAGCAGGTTATGCTTTTGTGCATATGGAGCGTAAAGAGGATGCACTTCAAGCAATACAGTCTCTTCATGGGACCATATTCAAGGGCCGTCCTCTTTCTGTGGAGCTCTCCAAGATTCAGCCCAGCAAACCCGCGACATCCAGCAAGATCCCTTGTGTCACCTGCGGGAAGCTTGGTCACTTAGCAGGTGACTGCCCTGCAGGAAAGGCTTCTACTGAGCACCACCAGAGCCAAGCGGCCGTTCTGGCTGCAGCGATTGCAGCGGCCGCAGGTCTCCCGCTCCAAGTGCAGCAAAGTGTGCACAACTCCTTCTACAACACCACAAGCTTTGACCCTACCTACACAGCTCTGAAAAGCCTGACCAGTTCAACCAGTTGTGATGGCAAAACAGTCACTCCTGCAGTCTATGGTGCGCTTGCCGGCATGGTGTATGGGTCTGTTGTCGACCAAGTCTATGACTCGGTGGGTGAGCAAGCCGATGGCAGCGCAGATAGCTTTGCTCATTACAACTCAGCCTCCTCAGCTGACTACTCTGCCACCTCGGCCTATGGGGCTGATTCCACTGCCCAAGCAGTTTTTGAGGCAGCTCGGGCCCGGTTCTTTGAGCAAGGCCAGCAAGTTTTGGCTGAGCAGCAGTCAGTCACCAAAGCAGCAGACAGGGACCGTAGCCCAGTGCGTCGCTCAGCTCTGCTTCCAGACCCTGTCCCCCAGCCTCTTTCTGCCCAGCAGCGACCCAAACGGCGCACTCTTCTCCCAACACCCCCTGGTGGACCAGAAGAGACGTCGGTTACGGATGGAGACCCCATTACAAG GTGTTATGCAGAGTACTACCGGCAGTACCATCATTACCAAAACTACAATCCATACCAACCGTACCCACAGTACCAGCCGTACCCATACCCACCTCCACCGCCAATCATGCCCATGCAGCCTGGCAGCGAGATGGATGCCCAGCAGTCCTACATGGCACCTGGCACCGCCTCACCAAGCGTGTATGAGCccccgccgccaccaccaccacctccaacaCACAAGGAGCCCCTCCTCCGCCGTCCTGACTATCCCACTCACCACACGGCAGAGCCCCCATATCGATAG
- the rbm14a gene encoding RNA-binding protein 14a isoform X2, whose product MYEVAGEMEKSSAVKLFVGNLALETTQDDLMTLFAPYGQVVSCSVLRQFAFVHLQGEGAADRAIRELNGREFKGRSLVVEESRARPLNSTRVFVGNLSALCTEEDLYELFQTFGKVLECDKVKAGYAFVHMERKEDALQAIQSLHGTIFKGRPLSVELSKIQPSKPATSSKIPCVTCGKLGHLAGDCPAGKASTEHHQSQAAVLAAAIAAAAGLPLQVQQSVHNSFYNTTSFDPTYTALKSLTSSTSCDGKTVTPAVYGALAGMVYGSVVDQVYDSVGEQADGSADSFAHYNSASSADYSATSAYGADSTAQAVFEAARARFFEQGQQVLAEQQSVTKAADRDRSPVRRSALLPDPVPQPLSAQQRPKRRTLLPTPPGGPEETSVTDGDPITRCYAEYYRQYHHYQNYNPYQPYPQYQPYPYPPPPPIMPMQPGSEMDAQQSYMAPGTASPSVYEPPPPPPPPPTHKEPLLRRPDYPTHHTAEPPYR is encoded by the exons ATGTATGAAGTAGCAGGTGAGATGGAGAAGAGCAGCGCCGTGAAGCTCTTTGTGGGGAATCTTGCTCTGGAAACAACCCAAGATGACCTGATGACACTTTTTGCCCCCTATGGGCAAGTTGTGAGCTGCAGTGTGCTCAGGCAGTTCGCCTTTGTGCACCTGCAGGGTGAGGGGGCCGCCGATCGGGCAATTCGTGAACTGAATGGCCGCGAGTTCAAAGGACGTAGCCTGGTGGTGGAGGAGTCACGGGCAAGGCCACTGAACTCAACCAGGGTCTTTGTGGGCAACCTGAGTGCCCTGTGCACAGAGGAAGACTTGTATGAACTCTTTCAGACTTTTGGAAAAGTCCTAGAATGTGACAAAGTGAAAG CAGGTTATGCTTTTGTGCATATGGAGCGTAAAGAGGATGCACTTCAAGCAATACAGTCTCTTCATGGGACCATATTCAAGGGCCGTCCTCTTTCTGTGGAGCTCTCCAAGATTCAGCCCAGCAAACCCGCGACATCCAGCAAGATCCCTTGTGTCACCTGCGGGAAGCTTGGTCACTTAGCAGGTGACTGCCCTGCAGGAAAGGCTTCTACTGAGCACCACCAGAGCCAAGCGGCCGTTCTGGCTGCAGCGATTGCAGCGGCCGCAGGTCTCCCGCTCCAAGTGCAGCAAAGTGTGCACAACTCCTTCTACAACACCACAAGCTTTGACCCTACCTACACAGCTCTGAAAAGCCTGACCAGTTCAACCAGTTGTGATGGCAAAACAGTCACTCCTGCAGTCTATGGTGCGCTTGCCGGCATGGTGTATGGGTCTGTTGTCGACCAAGTCTATGACTCGGTGGGTGAGCAAGCCGATGGCAGCGCAGATAGCTTTGCTCATTACAACTCAGCCTCCTCAGCTGACTACTCTGCCACCTCGGCCTATGGGGCTGATTCCACTGCCCAAGCAGTTTTTGAGGCAGCTCGGGCCCGGTTCTTTGAGCAAGGCCAGCAAGTTTTGGCTGAGCAGCAGTCAGTCACCAAAGCAGCAGACAGGGACCGTAGCCCAGTGCGTCGCTCAGCTCTGCTTCCAGACCCTGTCCCCCAGCCTCTTTCTGCCCAGCAGCGACCCAAACGGCGCACTCTTCTCCCAACACCCCCTGGTGGACCAGAAGAGACGTCGGTTACGGATGGAGACCCCATTACAAG GTGTTATGCAGAGTACTACCGGCAGTACCATCATTACCAAAACTACAATCCATACCAACCGTACCCACAGTACCAGCCGTACCCATACCCACCTCCACCGCCAATCATGCCCATGCAGCCTGGCAGCGAGATGGATGCCCAGCAGTCCTACATGGCACCTGGCACCGCCTCACCAAGCGTGTATGAGCccccgccgccaccaccaccacctccaacaCACAAGGAGCCCCTCCTCCGCCGTCCTGACTATCCCACTCACCACACGGCAGAGCCCCCATATCGATAG
- the rbm14a gene encoding RNA-binding protein 14a isoform X5 has protein sequence MYEVAGEMEKSSAVKLFVGNLALETTQDDLMTLFAPYGQVVSCSVLRQFAFVHLQGEGAADRAIRELNGREFKGRSLVVEESRARPLNSTRVFVGNLSALCTEEDLYELFQTFGKVLECDKVKARLSSSAGYAFVHMERKEDALQAIQSLHGTIFKGRPLSVELSKIQPSKPATSSKIPCVTCGKLGHLAGDCPAGKASTEHHQSQAAVLAAAIAAAAGLPLQVQQSVHNSFYNTTSFDPTYTALKSLTSSTSCDGKTVTPAVYGALAGMVYGSVVDQVYDSVGEQADGSADSFAHYNSASSADYSATSAYGADSTAQAVFEAARARFFEQGQQVLAEQQSVTKAADRDRSPVRRSALLPDPVPQPLSAQQRPKRRTLLPTPPGGPEETSVTDGDPITRCYAEYYRQYHHYQNYNPYQPYPQYQPYPYPPPPPIMPMQPGSEMDAQQSYMAPGTASPSV, from the exons ATGTATGAAGTAGCAGGTGAGATGGAGAAGAGCAGCGCCGTGAAGCTCTTTGTGGGGAATCTTGCTCTGGAAACAACCCAAGATGACCTGATGACACTTTTTGCCCCCTATGGGCAAGTTGTGAGCTGCAGTGTGCTCAGGCAGTTCGCCTTTGTGCACCTGCAGGGTGAGGGGGCCGCCGATCGGGCAATTCGTGAACTGAATGGCCGCGAGTTCAAAGGACGTAGCCTGGTGGTGGAGGAGTCACGGGCAAGGCCACTGAACTCAACCAGGGTCTTTGTGGGCAACCTGAGTGCCCTGTGCACAGAGGAAGACTTGTATGAACTCTTTCAGACTTTTGGAAAAGTCCTAGAATGTGACAAAGTGAAAG CCAGGCTTTCATCTTCAGCAGGTTATGCTTTTGTGCATATGGAGCGTAAAGAGGATGCACTTCAAGCAATACAGTCTCTTCATGGGACCATATTCAAGGGCCGTCCTCTTTCTGTGGAGCTCTCCAAGATTCAGCCCAGCAAACCCGCGACATCCAGCAAGATCCCTTGTGTCACCTGCGGGAAGCTTGGTCACTTAGCAGGTGACTGCCCTGCAGGAAAGGCTTCTACTGAGCACCACCAGAGCCAAGCGGCCGTTCTGGCTGCAGCGATTGCAGCGGCCGCAGGTCTCCCGCTCCAAGTGCAGCAAAGTGTGCACAACTCCTTCTACAACACCACAAGCTTTGACCCTACCTACACAGCTCTGAAAAGCCTGACCAGTTCAACCAGTTGTGATGGCAAAACAGTCACTCCTGCAGTCTATGGTGCGCTTGCCGGCATGGTGTATGGGTCTGTTGTCGACCAAGTCTATGACTCGGTGGGTGAGCAAGCCGATGGCAGCGCAGATAGCTTTGCTCATTACAACTCAGCCTCCTCAGCTGACTACTCTGCCACCTCGGCCTATGGGGCTGATTCCACTGCCCAAGCAGTTTTTGAGGCAGCTCGGGCCCGGTTCTTTGAGCAAGGCCAGCAAGTTTTGGCTGAGCAGCAGTCAGTCACCAAAGCAGCAGACAGGGACCGTAGCCCAGTGCGTCGCTCAGCTCTGCTTCCAGACCCTGTCCCCCAGCCTCTTTCTGCCCAGCAGCGACCCAAACGGCGCACTCTTCTCCCAACACCCCCTGGTGGACCAGAAGAGACGTCGGTTACGGATGGAGACCCCATTACAAG GTGTTATGCAGAGTACTACCGGCAGTACCATCATTACCAAAACTACAATCCATACCAACCGTACCCACAGTACCAGCCGTACCCATACCCACCTCCACCGCCAATCATGCCCATGCAGCCTGGCAGCGAGATGGATGCCCAGCAGTCCTACATGGCACCTGGCACCGCCTCACCAAGCGT CTAA
- the rbm14a gene encoding RNA-binding protein 14a isoform X3, with protein sequence MYEVAGEMEKSSAVKLFVGNLALETTQDDLMTLFAPYGQVVSCSVLRQFAFVHLQGEGAADRAIRELNGREFKGRSLVVEESRARPLNSTRVFVGNLSALCTEEDLYELFQTFGKVLECDKVKGYAFVHMERKEDALQAIQSLHGTIFKGRPLSVELSKIQPSKPATSSKIPCVTCGKLGHLAGDCPAGKASTEHHQSQAAVLAAAIAAAAGLPLQVQQSVHNSFYNTTSFDPTYTALKSLTSSTSCDGKTVTPAVYGALAGMVYGSVVDQVYDSVGEQADGSADSFAHYNSASSADYSATSAYGADSTAQAVFEAARARFFEQGQQVLAEQQSVTKAADRDRSPVRRSALLPDPVPQPLSAQQRPKRRTLLPTPPGGPEETSVTDGDPITRCYAEYYRQYHHYQNYNPYQPYPQYQPYPYPPPPPIMPMQPGSEMDAQQSYMAPGTASPSVYEPPPPPPPPPTHKEPLLRRPDYPTHHTAEPPYR encoded by the exons ATGTATGAAGTAGCAGGTGAGATGGAGAAGAGCAGCGCCGTGAAGCTCTTTGTGGGGAATCTTGCTCTGGAAACAACCCAAGATGACCTGATGACACTTTTTGCCCCCTATGGGCAAGTTGTGAGCTGCAGTGTGCTCAGGCAGTTCGCCTTTGTGCACCTGCAGGGTGAGGGGGCCGCCGATCGGGCAATTCGTGAACTGAATGGCCGCGAGTTCAAAGGACGTAGCCTGGTGGTGGAGGAGTCACGGGCAAGGCCACTGAACTCAACCAGGGTCTTTGTGGGCAACCTGAGTGCCCTGTGCACAGAGGAAGACTTGTATGAACTCTTTCAGACTTTTGGAAAAGTCCTAGAATGTGACAAAGTGAAAG GTTATGCTTTTGTGCATATGGAGCGTAAAGAGGATGCACTTCAAGCAATACAGTCTCTTCATGGGACCATATTCAAGGGCCGTCCTCTTTCTGTGGAGCTCTCCAAGATTCAGCCCAGCAAACCCGCGACATCCAGCAAGATCCCTTGTGTCACCTGCGGGAAGCTTGGTCACTTAGCAGGTGACTGCCCTGCAGGAAAGGCTTCTACTGAGCACCACCAGAGCCAAGCGGCCGTTCTGGCTGCAGCGATTGCAGCGGCCGCAGGTCTCCCGCTCCAAGTGCAGCAAAGTGTGCACAACTCCTTCTACAACACCACAAGCTTTGACCCTACCTACACAGCTCTGAAAAGCCTGACCAGTTCAACCAGTTGTGATGGCAAAACAGTCACTCCTGCAGTCTATGGTGCGCTTGCCGGCATGGTGTATGGGTCTGTTGTCGACCAAGTCTATGACTCGGTGGGTGAGCAAGCCGATGGCAGCGCAGATAGCTTTGCTCATTACAACTCAGCCTCCTCAGCTGACTACTCTGCCACCTCGGCCTATGGGGCTGATTCCACTGCCCAAGCAGTTTTTGAGGCAGCTCGGGCCCGGTTCTTTGAGCAAGGCCAGCAAGTTTTGGCTGAGCAGCAGTCAGTCACCAAAGCAGCAGACAGGGACCGTAGCCCAGTGCGTCGCTCAGCTCTGCTTCCAGACCCTGTCCCCCAGCCTCTTTCTGCCCAGCAGCGACCCAAACGGCGCACTCTTCTCCCAACACCCCCTGGTGGACCAGAAGAGACGTCGGTTACGGATGGAGACCCCATTACAAG GTGTTATGCAGAGTACTACCGGCAGTACCATCATTACCAAAACTACAATCCATACCAACCGTACCCACAGTACCAGCCGTACCCATACCCACCTCCACCGCCAATCATGCCCATGCAGCCTGGCAGCGAGATGGATGCCCAGCAGTCCTACATGGCACCTGGCACCGCCTCACCAAGCGTGTATGAGCccccgccgccaccaccaccacctccaacaCACAAGGAGCCCCTCCTCCGCCGTCCTGACTATCCCACTCACCACACGGCAGAGCCCCCATATCGATAG
- the rbm14a gene encoding RNA-binding protein 14a isoform X4, producing the protein MYEVAGEMEKSSAVKLFVGNLALETTQDDLMTLFAPYGQVVSCSVLRQFAFVHLQGEGAADRAIRELNGREFKGRSLVVEESRARPLNSTRVFVGNLSALCTEEDLYELFQTFGKVLECDKVKARLSSSAGYAFVHMERKEDALQAIQSLHGTIFKGRPLSVELSKIQPSKPATSSKIPCVTCGKLGHLAGDCPAGKASTEHHQSQAAVLAAAIAAAAGLPLQVQQSVHNSFYNTTSFDPTYTALKSLTSSTSCDGKTVTPAVYGALAGMVYGSVVDQVYDSVGEQADGSADSFAHYNSASSADYSATSAYGADSTAQAVFEAARARFFEQGQQVLAEQQSVTKAADRDRSPVRRSALLPDPVPQPLSAQQRPKRRTLLPTPPGGPEETSVTDGDPITRCYAEYYRQYHHYQNYNPYQPYPQYQPYPYPPPPPIMPMQPGSEMDAQQSYMAPGTASPSVHVLPFR; encoded by the exons ATGTATGAAGTAGCAGGTGAGATGGAGAAGAGCAGCGCCGTGAAGCTCTTTGTGGGGAATCTTGCTCTGGAAACAACCCAAGATGACCTGATGACACTTTTTGCCCCCTATGGGCAAGTTGTGAGCTGCAGTGTGCTCAGGCAGTTCGCCTTTGTGCACCTGCAGGGTGAGGGGGCCGCCGATCGGGCAATTCGTGAACTGAATGGCCGCGAGTTCAAAGGACGTAGCCTGGTGGTGGAGGAGTCACGGGCAAGGCCACTGAACTCAACCAGGGTCTTTGTGGGCAACCTGAGTGCCCTGTGCACAGAGGAAGACTTGTATGAACTCTTTCAGACTTTTGGAAAAGTCCTAGAATGTGACAAAGTGAAAG CCAGGCTTTCATCTTCAGCAGGTTATGCTTTTGTGCATATGGAGCGTAAAGAGGATGCACTTCAAGCAATACAGTCTCTTCATGGGACCATATTCAAGGGCCGTCCTCTTTCTGTGGAGCTCTCCAAGATTCAGCCCAGCAAACCCGCGACATCCAGCAAGATCCCTTGTGTCACCTGCGGGAAGCTTGGTCACTTAGCAGGTGACTGCCCTGCAGGAAAGGCTTCTACTGAGCACCACCAGAGCCAAGCGGCCGTTCTGGCTGCAGCGATTGCAGCGGCCGCAGGTCTCCCGCTCCAAGTGCAGCAAAGTGTGCACAACTCCTTCTACAACACCACAAGCTTTGACCCTACCTACACAGCTCTGAAAAGCCTGACCAGTTCAACCAGTTGTGATGGCAAAACAGTCACTCCTGCAGTCTATGGTGCGCTTGCCGGCATGGTGTATGGGTCTGTTGTCGACCAAGTCTATGACTCGGTGGGTGAGCAAGCCGATGGCAGCGCAGATAGCTTTGCTCATTACAACTCAGCCTCCTCAGCTGACTACTCTGCCACCTCGGCCTATGGGGCTGATTCCACTGCCCAAGCAGTTTTTGAGGCAGCTCGGGCCCGGTTCTTTGAGCAAGGCCAGCAAGTTTTGGCTGAGCAGCAGTCAGTCACCAAAGCAGCAGACAGGGACCGTAGCCCAGTGCGTCGCTCAGCTCTGCTTCCAGACCCTGTCCCCCAGCCTCTTTCTGCCCAGCAGCGACCCAAACGGCGCACTCTTCTCCCAACACCCCCTGGTGGACCAGAAGAGACGTCGGTTACGGATGGAGACCCCATTACAAG GTGTTATGCAGAGTACTACCGGCAGTACCATCATTACCAAAACTACAATCCATACCAACCGTACCCACAGTACCAGCCGTACCCATACCCACCTCCACCGCCAATCATGCCCATGCAGCCTGGCAGCGAGATGGATGCCCAGCAGTCCTACATGGCACCTGGCACCGCCTCACCAAGCGT CCACGTTCTCCCTTTTCGCTAA